A genome region from Thermogemmatispora onikobensis includes the following:
- a CDS encoding ABC transporter substrate-binding protein, with product MATDELLPPACAFAVSVLAEYEQDPEAVPEEAVEAARQHMASCPRCKEASAASSPKRKKKKVRRISPAESLAASAGDEAAVAAPALAGAEPFQVAPPVSQPPTAPGFSSPPSGSETQEQTIRIAPPSAGDGLIDCQQCRQLLPEYAEAMDSGQNVALLYPEVQAHLLVCDTGCLVLLDLFRQEAKANRKYRRRPVRDPFRVMWWQMSGFFRGGLVPVSPRALAFGTLILILLLTSLTAFLAIRWDDARYYHPPNTHLLPTPDGIGLSDGLKIFDACNAAGYQDKRQAAQAMQAGNSKKAEALLSAAVEISDTTGCNSAEAAIYREDLRVRLSGHPYGIIVVSFDSGPGVADPQGGTDRHILYAAYTQELVGAYISQEQYNSAQMKVPGAPLLYLVLANTTGEEEGALQIANAVATLNAKGNFADFGLQVTGRPPILAVLGLAPSRLTEVVLPVLCRAGVPLLAPTASGLFIIDLLSQTSLYRHCTPGFAFIRFSADDSAQSRAGADYAYNELGARNVAIFYDPSNPSSSSSARYFSQSFTAHRHTRIVAQETAVASGLLDANGRPQASRDDLLAGLKDALQAQPRPDLIFAPLLSNDVMTLAEAIAQLPRDQQPILLIGGEFVQPTAIQKLVPWVRQNQFTLPRIYVTVSSAARPPSGDSPWPKQFYAAFCTLFASPGSFCSGAAALDQGALLFGDAVELVTLSLGQNQQSGQQAQSSQGQAQATPSFPTPAQLVQRISNQSFNGVSGPIALRLWNNVLITSTRAAPAILELQQDGSIQIAQ from the coding sequence ATGGCAACGGACGAATTGCTGCCGCCAGCATGTGCTTTCGCTGTCTCTGTCCTGGCCGAGTACGAGCAGGACCCCGAGGCCGTGCCCGAGGAGGCTGTCGAGGCTGCCCGACAGCATATGGCCTCTTGCCCACGTTGCAAGGAAGCCTCGGCAGCGAGTAGCCCCAAGCGCAAGAAAAAGAAGGTACGGCGCATCTCCCCGGCGGAGTCTCTGGCCGCCTCGGCGGGCGATGAGGCGGCAGTTGCTGCCCCAGCCCTGGCTGGCGCCGAACCGTTCCAGGTGGCTCCCCCCGTCTCGCAGCCACCCACCGCGCCAGGCTTCTCTTCTCCCCCATCCGGCTCCGAGACACAGGAGCAGACAATCCGTATTGCGCCTCCCTCGGCTGGCGATGGCCTGATCGACTGCCAGCAGTGCCGTCAACTACTACCCGAGTACGCCGAGGCGATGGACAGCGGGCAGAATGTGGCCTTGCTCTATCCCGAGGTTCAGGCCCACTTGCTCGTCTGCGACACCGGCTGTCTGGTTTTGCTCGACCTCTTCCGCCAGGAGGCCAAGGCCAATCGCAAGTATCGACGCCGCCCGGTGCGTGACCCGTTCCGCGTGATGTGGTGGCAGATGAGCGGCTTTTTCCGCGGTGGATTAGTACCGGTCTCCCCGCGCGCTTTGGCCTTCGGGACCTTGATCCTGATTTTGTTGCTGACCTCCCTGACCGCGTTCCTGGCGATTCGCTGGGATGACGCCCGCTACTACCATCCCCCCAATACGCATCTGTTGCCAACACCGGACGGTATCGGGCTAAGCGATGGGCTGAAGATCTTCGATGCCTGTAACGCCGCAGGCTACCAGGACAAGCGCCAGGCCGCCCAGGCGATGCAGGCGGGCAATAGCAAGAAGGCCGAGGCTCTGCTCTCGGCAGCCGTGGAGATCAGCGATACGACGGGCTGCAACAGCGCCGAGGCTGCCATTTATCGAGAGGACCTGCGGGTGCGCCTCTCGGGCCACCCCTATGGCATTATTGTGGTGAGCTTCGATAGCGGCCCCGGTGTAGCCGATCCCCAGGGCGGCACCGATCGCCATATTCTCTATGCCGCCTATACCCAGGAGTTGGTGGGAGCCTATATCAGCCAGGAGCAGTACAATAGCGCGCAGATGAAGGTTCCTGGCGCACCTTTGCTGTACCTGGTACTGGCGAACACAACCGGCGAGGAGGAGGGCGCGCTGCAAATCGCCAATGCCGTGGCGACCCTGAACGCCAAAGGGAACTTCGCAGACTTCGGCCTGCAGGTAACCGGACGTCCACCTATCCTGGCGGTACTGGGGCTGGCGCCAAGCCGCTTGACCGAGGTGGTGCTGCCAGTGCTCTGTCGCGCCGGTGTCCCTTTGCTCGCTCCGACCGCTTCGGGCCTCTTTATCATTGACTTGCTCTCCCAGACCTCGCTCTATCGCCACTGCACTCCCGGTTTCGCCTTTATTCGCTTCTCGGCGGACGATTCGGCTCAGAGTCGCGCCGGAGCCGACTACGCCTACAACGAGCTGGGCGCTCGCAATGTGGCAATCTTCTATGACCCGAGCAATCCTTCTTCCAGCAGCTCGGCCCGCTATTTTAGCCAGTCCTTCACCGCTCATCGGCATACACGCATCGTGGCTCAGGAGACCGCGGTGGCCAGTGGTCTGCTCGATGCTAATGGACGCCCCCAGGCCTCGCGCGATGACTTGCTGGCTGGCCTCAAGGATGCTCTGCAGGCTCAGCCCCGGCCCGATTTAATTTTTGCTCCGCTGCTCTCTAACGATGTCATGACCCTGGCTGAGGCCATTGCCCAGCTCCCGCGCGATCAGCAGCCGATTCTGCTGATCGGTGGCGAGTTTGTCCAGCCAACGGCTATCCAGAAGCTGGTACCCTGGGTGCGTCAAAACCAGTTCACACTGCCTCGTATTTATGTGACAGTCAGTAGCGCTGCTCGTCCCCCTAGTGGAGATAGTCCCTGGCCCAAGCAGTTCTACGCCGCTTTCTGCACGCTCTTTGCTTCACCAGGGAGCTTCTGCAGTGGAGCAGCGGCTCTGGATCAGGGCGCTCTGCTCTTCGGCGATGCGGTGGAGCTGGTGACTTTGAGCCTTGGCCAGAACCAGCAGTCCGGGCAACAGGCTCAGAGCAGCCAGGGACAGGCTCAGGCAACTCCCAGCTTCCCGACGCCAGCTCAGCTCGTGCAGCGTATCAGTAACCAGAGCTTCAATGGGGTGAGCGGCCCTATCGCCCTGCGCTTGTGGAATAATGTCCTGATAACCAGCACACGCGCCGCGCCGGCGATTCTGGAACTGCAACAGGATGGCAGCATCCAGATCGCTCAGTAG
- a CDS encoding GGDEF domain-containing response regulator: MGNVLVVEDNSLISRILQKHLESDGDHTLTVLHGEDAVQFALRKMPQLVILNMTGSDSDGERFIQRLRTHARTMYIPIIVVSAASDPGAKVRAFRMGVDDYIATPFDAEEFLERVRTQLRHVQQVMLSRLIDLPGALQVEMTIKCRLASQEPWSLLYLDLDNFKAFNDTYGFLAGNEMIRLVGRICRRVVCEYGNLEDFVGHVGGDDFVVVTTPDRARLLSCRIIAAYKELSQPFYRPEDLKRGTISGVDRKGRPYQFPLVSLSIGIVNNQPYLTHSLQEISYLVAEAKRNAKRSSDNIYYISSSRDVADCFVDQPLASALPLPASAVSAAVLPFSTLSWEWELSRRELVHAFSGEEARSDYELRLRP; this comes from the coding sequence ATGGGCAATGTATTGGTCGTCGAGGACAACAGTCTGATCTCTCGCATCCTTCAGAAACATCTGGAAAGTGATGGAGATCATACGCTCACTGTCCTTCACGGCGAGGATGCTGTCCAGTTTGCGCTGCGCAAAATGCCTCAGCTTGTCATTCTCAATATGACAGGCTCAGACAGTGATGGCGAGCGGTTCATTCAGCGCCTGCGCACGCATGCGCGGACCATGTATATTCCTATCATTGTCGTTAGTGCCGCAAGCGACCCCGGTGCTAAGGTGCGTGCGTTCCGCATGGGAGTAGATGATTATATCGCCACTCCCTTTGACGCCGAAGAGTTTCTGGAGCGTGTGCGCACGCAGTTGCGACATGTGCAGCAGGTGATGTTATCGAGGCTCATCGACCTTCCTGGGGCGCTCCAGGTTGAAATGACTATCAAGTGCAGGCTTGCTAGCCAGGAGCCGTGGAGCCTCCTCTACCTCGACCTCGATAATTTTAAAGCCTTCAATGATACCTATGGTTTCCTTGCTGGCAATGAGATGATCCGTCTGGTAGGACGCATCTGCCGTCGCGTGGTCTGTGAATATGGCAATCTAGAAGATTTCGTGGGCCATGTTGGGGGCGATGACTTTGTCGTGGTCACCACGCCTGACCGGGCTCGCCTGCTCAGTTGCCGCATCATTGCGGCCTACAAAGAGCTGAGCCAACCGTTCTATCGGCCTGAAGACCTCAAGCGTGGGACGATCAGCGGCGTGGACCGCAAAGGGCGTCCTTATCAGTTCCCGCTCGTCTCGCTCTCGATTGGCATCGTCAACAACCAGCCTTATCTGACTCACAGCCTGCAGGAAATCAGCTATCTGGTCGCCGAAGCCAAGCGCAACGCGAAGCGCTCCAGTGATAATATTTATTACATCTCGTCATCTCGCGACGTCGCTGACTGTTTCGTTGATCAGCCCCTTGCCTCTGCTCTCCCTCTCCCGGCCAGTGCTGTCAGTGCCGCCGTTCTTCCTTTCTCGACTCTCAGCTGGGAGTGGGAGCTGAGCAGGCGTGAGCTGGTTCATGCTTTCAGCGGCGAGGAGGCGCGCAGCGACTATGAGCTGCGTCTGCGGCCCTAG
- a CDS encoding alpha/beta hydrolase, with protein sequence MAISSAPTERSVVFPSKGQPSFMLEGILHYPGQARQAPAAVLCHPQPASSDMQDVLTLLLARRLAEQGLIALRFNFRGVGRSQGQQTDGRLEPLDLAGAIDFVLAQPGVNPAKLCVIGHAFGAYIALQYAPYDPRIRTVVAISLPLFRAIGGLPRQFERPKLFVTGEFDEVCPLYKLEPFVEQQKGPKGIKVITGARHLMRGYEEPAIEAITRYLLRWAEMPDI encoded by the coding sequence ATGGCCATATCCTCCGCACCGACCGAGCGCAGCGTGGTTTTCCCCAGCAAGGGACAGCCTTCTTTCATGCTAGAGGGCATTCTCCATTATCCCGGCCAGGCTCGTCAGGCCCCCGCCGCTGTGCTTTGCCATCCTCAGCCAGCCAGTAGCGATATGCAGGATGTACTGACGTTGCTCCTGGCACGCCGCCTGGCCGAACAAGGTCTGATCGCCCTGCGTTTCAATTTCCGTGGCGTTGGCCGTAGCCAGGGACAACAGACCGATGGTCGCTTAGAGCCGCTGGATCTGGCTGGCGCTATCGACTTTGTTTTGGCTCAGCCTGGGGTCAATCCCGCTAAGCTCTGTGTGATTGGTCACGCCTTCGGCGCCTATATCGCGTTGCAGTATGCCCCCTACGATCCGCGCATCCGCACAGTGGTGGCAATTAGCCTGCCACTCTTCCGAGCCATCGGCGGCTTACCTCGCCAGTTTGAACGCCCCAAGCTCTTTGTGACCGGCGAGTTCGACGAGGTCTGTCCGCTCTATAAGCTGGAGCCCTTCGTTGAGCAGCAGAAAGGCCCCAAGGGCATCAAGGTGATCACCGGGGCTCGCCACCTGATGCGCGGCTACGAGGAGCCAGCAATTGAGGCGATTACGCGCTACTTGCTGCGCTGGGCCGAGATGCCCGATATTTGA
- a CDS encoding type I phosphomannose isomerase catalytic subunit, whose translation MESVHPILLEASLHETIWGGRRLEEDGWKKLPPAKLIGEAWETEVKTLAQNPPYTGNTLGQLVTELGPSLLGPQAGAIFGPRFPLLAKFIDAHQKLSVQVHPDDLYAAQYEGGKLGKTECWYILAAEPGATIVHGFATLTSRAEVAAAIEQVTLEQLLHEEPVQAGDVIFVPAGTVHAIGAGILLYELQEYSDITYRMYDYGRLTAEGKPRELHVERALDVAHYGPSARIKVRPVTLAGGPGYEERCLVACRYFVMRELALKGEARDQTMGSCQILSSLGAEATIHYGPSLQQRLSFGRGQSLVLPAALGPYSLEGHGLLLRSYVPAPDDAAWLAWKEANPELA comes from the coding sequence GTGGAGAGCGTTCACCCGATCCTCCTGGAAGCTTCGCTCCATGAGACAATTTGGGGAGGGCGGCGCCTGGAAGAGGATGGTTGGAAAAAGCTGCCTCCGGCGAAGCTAATCGGTGAAGCCTGGGAGACTGAGGTGAAGACGCTGGCCCAGAATCCGCCCTACACTGGGAACACGCTGGGTCAGCTGGTGACAGAGCTTGGGCCTTCTCTCCTCGGCCCCCAGGCGGGGGCAATCTTTGGTCCACGCTTCCCCCTTCTGGCCAAGTTCATTGACGCTCATCAGAAGCTGTCTGTGCAGGTGCATCCCGATGATCTTTACGCCGCTCAGTATGAGGGCGGAAAGCTCGGCAAAACGGAATGCTGGTATATTCTGGCCGCGGAGCCTGGCGCGACCATTGTCCACGGCTTTGCCACCCTCACCAGCCGTGCCGAGGTGGCTGCGGCTATCGAGCAGGTAACGCTAGAGCAACTTCTTCATGAAGAGCCTGTTCAGGCCGGCGATGTCATTTTTGTTCCAGCAGGAACGGTGCACGCCATCGGTGCAGGTATCCTGCTCTACGAACTCCAGGAATATTCTGATATCACCTACCGCATGTATGACTATGGGCGCCTGACCGCCGAAGGAAAGCCCCGCGAGCTACACGTTGAGCGCGCGCTGGACGTGGCCCATTACGGGCCTTCGGCACGGATTAAGGTTCGCCCGGTAACCCTGGCTGGCGGACCGGGGTACGAGGAGCGTTGTCTGGTTGCCTGTCGCTACTTTGTGATGCGCGAGCTGGCGCTTAAGGGAGAGGCTCGCGATCAGACGATGGGAAGCTGCCAGATCCTGTCATCGCTGGGAGCCGAAGCAACAATCCACTATGGCCCCTCGCTGCAGCAGCGCCTGAGCTTTGGGCGCGGTCAAAGCCTCGTGCTACCCGCTGCTCTTGGTCCTTACTCTCTTGAGGGTCATGGGCTGCTCTTGCGCTCCTACGTGCCCGCTCCCGATGACGCGGCCTGGCTGGCCTGGAAAGAGGCTAATCCTGAGCTGGCCTGA
- a CDS encoding glycosyltransferase family 39 protein, protein MVSQHQGGSERRRLWESWSWLLKPEVPGLLLLASALRLYGLNRTEFDDDQATLFRMAYDAVHQGLLPVTSNTGSIGAQHPPGVVYLFMLPAALSANPLWAAVLVALLNVLAVLLTYFFLYRYYGRLAAVTGSFLYASAVLPVKYARFIWQPNIAAPFVVLFLLALFRGVVARRQGWFAWAVLWLALLYQAHEVNLLLAAPLLLCLVLAPQTVRWRDALFALLALLLVFTPSLLWLLVSGLHDLRSTLSFSNHQAGGLSLQALRIYRLFIIPYDQLPHRSDAILLPLHRLFSWLKLAMPALLILAALWLLVVLVRRQAGPAAEQAESQGAAEPGRWWPRLRQAWESLRSDGQRCGALILLLWQLFPLLVFLRYGGELHTQYLLLLMPGPFLLIGIVVARGCQWLYQREGWLQRLRLAGYLLVGLLVVAQSLASAVSVLDALEGHFDDRAFQPYPYHNDLASLQQALAATDQLAQREHLSRAYITVDDATRTALFFLSRQMQTPVSLFDAHCLLLPTERTVMLVGPYDSWVTALLERFTHATLVSRLPRPGGLPFSLYVIEPETQGATSVQAAPWRLGALEALSSQAVPLTLTERSQTTTWLVSPWRVMQEAQPVLNTTYAYRFVATAGASSSQSLATTCTFNRLQAGERLLVTFSLADMEPIPSSLLLRIWSYRTVFYMPNYGPLHLETSISKEINLHLLQTVEGLTQFPLSVSSGIGG, encoded by the coding sequence ATGGTTTCACAGCACCAGGGAGGCTCTGAGCGGCGGCGCCTCTGGGAGTCGTGGTCGTGGCTGTTGAAGCCGGAAGTCCCGGGCCTGCTGCTCCTCGCATCGGCCTTGCGGCTCTACGGTCTCAATCGGACCGAGTTTGATGACGATCAGGCCACGCTCTTTCGGATGGCCTACGATGCTGTCCATCAGGGCCTGCTCCCGGTCACTAGCAATACTGGCTCGATCGGGGCCCAGCATCCGCCCGGCGTGGTCTATTTGTTCATGCTGCCTGCGGCCTTGAGCGCTAACCCGCTCTGGGCCGCTGTGCTTGTGGCCCTGCTTAATGTCCTGGCTGTCCTGTTAACCTATTTCTTCTTGTACCGCTACTATGGCCGCCTGGCAGCTGTAACTGGCTCCTTTCTCTACGCTTCTGCCGTATTGCCAGTGAAGTATGCTCGTTTTATCTGGCAGCCCAATATAGCCGCTCCTTTTGTTGTGCTCTTTCTGCTGGCGCTCTTCCGCGGCGTGGTAGCACGGCGGCAGGGGTGGTTCGCGTGGGCTGTGCTCTGGTTGGCCCTCCTCTACCAGGCCCATGAGGTCAATCTTTTGCTGGCGGCTCCGCTGCTGCTCTGCCTGGTGCTCGCTCCCCAGACTGTGCGTTGGCGCGATGCCCTTTTCGCTCTCCTGGCCCTGCTGCTTGTTTTTACTCCATCGTTGCTCTGGCTGCTCGTCTCTGGCCTGCATGATCTACGCTCTACTCTTAGTTTCTCTAATCATCAGGCCGGCGGCCTCTCTCTTCAAGCTCTGCGTATCTATCGCCTTTTCATCATTCCATATGATCAGCTTCCTCATCGTAGCGATGCAATCCTCTTGCCACTCCACCGCCTTTTCTCTTGGCTCAAGCTGGCGATGCCTGCCCTGCTGATCCTGGCCGCCCTGTGGCTGCTGGTCGTGCTTGTGCGCCGACAGGCTGGCCCGGCTGCCGAGCAGGCGGAGTCGCAGGGAGCGGCGGAGCCTGGCCGCTGGTGGCCACGGCTGCGTCAAGCTTGGGAGAGCTTGCGCTCGGATGGCCAGCGTTGTGGAGCGCTGATTTTGCTTCTCTGGCAACTTTTCCCTCTTCTGGTCTTCTTGCGCTATGGAGGAGAACTACACACTCAGTATTTGCTGCTCTTGATGCCGGGGCCATTTCTCTTGATTGGCATCGTGGTGGCACGGGGCTGCCAGTGGCTGTATCAGCGCGAGGGCTGGCTGCAGCGTCTGCGTCTGGCCGGCTATCTTCTGGTGGGGCTGCTAGTGGTTGCTCAAAGTCTGGCCTCGGCTGTCAGTGTCCTCGATGCTCTGGAAGGGCACTTTGATGATCGCGCGTTCCAGCCCTATCCGTACCATAATGATCTGGCCTCGCTCCAGCAGGCTCTGGCTGCTACTGATCAGCTCGCCCAGCGCGAGCATCTCTCGCGGGCCTATATCACGGTAGATGACGCCACCCGCACGGCTCTCTTCTTCCTCAGCCGCCAGATGCAGACGCCGGTCTCTCTCTTTGATGCCCACTGTCTGCTCCTGCCCACGGAGCGTACGGTCATGCTCGTGGGGCCTTACGATTCCTGGGTTACGGCTCTATTGGAGCGTTTTACGCATGCCACGCTGGTAAGCAGATTACCGCGCCCAGGGGGCCTACCCTTCTCTCTCTATGTGATCGAACCTGAGACGCAAGGAGCCACTTCTGTCCAGGCTGCTCCTTGGAGGCTTGGCGCACTAGAGGCACTCTCATCGCAGGCTGTGCCCCTCACTCTGACCGAGCGCTCTCAGACTACCACCTGGCTTGTCTCACCCTGGCGAGTCATGCAAGAGGCACAGCCTGTCCTCAATACGACCTATGCCTATCGCTTCGTGGCCACTGCTGGGGCCTCGTCGTCTCAAAGCCTCGCAACGACCTGTACTTTTAACCGCTTACAGGCGGGGGAGAGGCTCCTCGTGACCTTCAGCCTGGCTGATATGGAACCGATTCCCAGCAGCCTACTGCTACGTATCTGGTCCTACCGCACTGTCTTTTATATGCCAAATTATGGTCCGCTGCATCTAGAGACCTCTATATCGAAAGAGATAAATTTGCATCTGCTGCAGACAGTGGAAGGACTAACCCAATTTCCACTGTCGGTGAGTAGCGGAATTGGAGGGTGA
- the thrC gene encoding threonine synthase — protein MDASVDRQEEIQLTFSVRQALEEVRLRCVACQALYPVLEPGRAARYRCDCGEVLDVEIPLHLPTSLVFQAGTSPQEHDEAAAWRRLFAERAALVPGAPGAAVSRRSGVWRYRELILPVPEEAVLSRAEGNTRLYAVGSDQQQETQACPGLRRIGDYAGLAQLYLKHEGENPTGSFKDRGMVVGVTMARLMGARAVACASTGNTSASLASYAALAGLQALVFLPAGQVAGGKLSQTLAYGAHMVQINGDFDAAMQLVEQVCDELGIYLLNSLNPFRIEGQKAIAFELLQQLDWQAPDWLVLPAGNLGNTSALGKAFRQARDLGLISRLPRLAAIQAAGANPFYLSYRESFARRHAVRAQTVASAIKIGNPVSYARARLVIEECAGLVEEVSDPEILEAKAVIDRAGIGCEPASAATLAGIRKLVRAGIIKPNERVVAILTGNLLKDHQTGVPRAETVIIDPDLASVRRTLDALGPLTSPSSGKDGFTAPGRL, from the coding sequence TTGGACGCTAGCGTTGATCGTCAGGAGGAGATCCAGCTCACCTTCTCTGTCCGCCAGGCGCTGGAGGAGGTGCGCCTGCGCTGTGTGGCCTGCCAGGCGCTCTATCCCGTGCTGGAGCCGGGGCGGGCGGCGCGCTATCGCTGCGATTGTGGAGAGGTGCTCGACGTCGAGATCCCTCTCCACTTGCCAACGTCGCTCGTCTTTCAGGCCGGGACCTCTCCGCAGGAGCATGATGAGGCTGCCGCCTGGCGGCGGCTCTTCGCGGAGCGGGCTGCACTCGTGCCAGGTGCGCCAGGCGCTGCTGTTTCGCGGCGCAGTGGTGTCTGGCGCTATCGCGAGCTGATTCTGCCAGTCCCTGAAGAGGCCGTTCTCTCGCGAGCGGAGGGCAATACCAGGTTGTACGCAGTGGGCAGTGATCAGCAGCAGGAGACCCAGGCCTGCCCTGGCCTGCGGCGCATCGGAGACTATGCTGGCCTGGCCCAGCTCTACCTCAAGCATGAGGGAGAGAATCCTACAGGGAGTTTCAAAGACCGCGGAATGGTGGTGGGTGTGACGATGGCGCGCCTGATGGGGGCGCGAGCCGTTGCCTGCGCTTCAACTGGCAATACCTCGGCTTCGCTGGCCTCCTATGCCGCGCTGGCGGGCCTGCAGGCGCTGGTCTTTCTGCCCGCTGGTCAGGTTGCAGGCGGCAAGCTATCGCAGACGCTGGCCTATGGGGCGCACATGGTGCAGATTAATGGCGACTTCGATGCCGCCATGCAGCTCGTTGAGCAGGTCTGCGATGAGCTGGGCATCTATCTACTCAATTCGCTCAACCCTTTCCGCATCGAAGGCCAGAAGGCGATTGCCTTTGAATTGCTGCAGCAACTCGACTGGCAGGCCCCCGACTGGCTGGTTCTGCCCGCCGGCAATCTGGGGAATACCTCGGCTCTGGGCAAGGCCTTCCGTCAGGCGCGCGATCTGGGTCTGATCAGCCGCCTGCCGCGTCTGGCCGCTATCCAGGCTGCCGGTGCGAACCCCTTCTACCTGAGCTACCGCGAGAGCTTCGCCCGTCGACATGCGGTCCGGGCTCAGACGGTGGCGAGCGCAATTAAGATCGGAAATCCAGTCAGTTACGCCCGTGCTCGCCTGGTGATCGAGGAGTGTGCGGGCCTCGTTGAGGAGGTCAGTGACCCAGAAATCCTAGAAGCGAAGGCCGTTATTGACCGCGCGGGTATTGGCTGTGAGCCTGCCTCTGCGGCAACTCTGGCCGGCATTCGCAAGCTTGTCAGGGCTGGTATAATCAAGCCAAATGAGCGCGTGGTTGCTATCCTCACCGGCAATTTGCTCAAAGATCATCAGACCGGTGTCCCGCGCGCCGAGACGGTCATTATTGACCCTGATCTCGCCAGTGTCAGGAGGACACTTGATGCGCTTGGCCCCCTTACCAGCCCATCATCAGGGAAGGATGGTTTCACAGCACCAGGGAGGCTCTGA
- the thrB gene encoding homoserine kinase, with the protein MAPVFPVAFTVLVPATSANLGPGFDSLGLALKLYNRFEVVASGNDPQRPVIQIEGSLGAGLPTGPENLFFRAFSSVFAAKGIEPPAVRIRMLIHIPPGAGLGSSATAAVGGVVAASEFLRLRGLTLSEQEVLELAVASEQGRHPDNVAPALLGGLVAATVKDGKIHAVRTPFPDALKAVIFTPSFSMDTLAGRRLLPPSYPKDDVTFNTGRVALLLSALQAGRYELIGEAMQDRLHQPYRQALFPAMPDIIQAAVAAGAHGACLSGGGSSLIALASSRFQEILRAMQEAARARGVEGTGMILRADKHGARVINPRHQRVRRPRARYYEDQFCWSPARPVKEGPLGR; encoded by the coding sequence ATGGCACCGGTATTTCCTGTCGCTTTCACTGTGCTCGTACCGGCCACCTCGGCTAACCTGGGGCCGGGTTTCGATAGCCTAGGTCTGGCTTTAAAGCTTTACAACCGCTTTGAGGTTGTAGCGAGTGGTAATGATCCGCAGCGTCCTGTCATCCAGATCGAAGGGAGTCTGGGGGCAGGTCTTCCCACAGGTCCTGAAAATCTCTTCTTCCGCGCTTTTTCCTCGGTCTTTGCTGCTAAAGGAATAGAGCCGCCGGCGGTACGCATTCGTATGCTGATTCACATTCCGCCAGGGGCTGGACTGGGTAGCAGTGCCACTGCTGCCGTGGGTGGTGTGGTGGCGGCCAGCGAATTTCTGCGTCTGCGGGGTCTGACGCTCTCTGAGCAGGAGGTGTTGGAGTTGGCGGTGGCCAGCGAACAGGGAAGGCATCCTGACAATGTGGCCCCGGCCCTCCTGGGCGGGCTGGTGGCGGCCACGGTCAAGGACGGCAAGATTCATGCGGTCAGGACTCCCTTCCCGGATGCCCTGAAGGCGGTCATCTTTACTCCCTCGTTCTCAATGGATACGCTGGCTGGGCGCAGGCTGCTTCCCCCCAGCTATCCCAAGGATGATGTGACCTTCAATACTGGGCGTGTGGCGCTGCTCCTCTCGGCTCTGCAGGCGGGGCGCTATGAGTTGATCGGCGAGGCAATGCAGGATCGCCTGCACCAGCCCTATCGGCAAGCGCTCTTTCCTGCCATGCCCGATATTATTCAGGCTGCGGTGGCTGCCGGGGCCCACGGTGCCTGTCTTTCTGGCGGCGGTTCTTCTTTAATTGCTCTTGCAAGTTCGCGCTTCCAGGAGATTCTGCGCGCGATGCAGGAGGCTGCGCGTGCCCGCGGCGTGGAAGGAACCGGTATGATCCTGCGGGCCGATAAGCATGGGGCGCGGGTGATCAACCCTCGCCATCAGCGAGTGCGCCGTCCGCGCGCTCGTTACTATGAAGATCAATTCTGCTGGTCGCCTGCCCGACCGGTAAAGGAGGGGCCGCTTGGACGCTAG
- a CDS encoding branched-chain amino acid transaminase has protein sequence MTQTQSSQEATPQKVSIQDPLEGYAFFEGRIVPIAEAKISIATHALQYGTACFEGIRAYWNAAQEQLYVLKMREHYERMMHSWNVMRFNLPYSMEDLERITVELLRKHNYQQDVYIRPIAYKASLTVKPRLTGLKDEFAIYTFGMGNYVDIESGLRVCTSSWRRANSNAMPVRAKVTGGYVNSALATEDALASGFDEAIMLTHDGYVSEGSSCNLFILRNGKLITPAPSEDILEGITRNALIQLVRDEFGMTVEERRIDRTELYASEEMFLCGTGVQVSPVISVDHRPIGSGRPGPFTMKLQALYLAACRGENDKYRHWLTPVYE, from the coding sequence GTGACGCAGACACAGAGTTCTCAGGAAGCCACACCACAGAAGGTCTCGATTCAGGACCCGCTTGAGGGCTACGCCTTCTTCGAGGGCCGCATTGTGCCCATCGCTGAGGCCAAGATTAGCATTGCTACCCATGCCCTGCAGTACGGTACTGCCTGCTTCGAGGGAATCCGCGCCTACTGGAATGCCGCTCAAGAGCAGCTCTATGTGCTGAAAATGCGCGAACACTACGAGCGGATGATGCATTCATGGAATGTAATGCGCTTCAATCTCCCCTATTCGATGGAGGACTTGGAGCGTATCACAGTTGAGCTACTGCGGAAGCATAACTATCAGCAAGATGTCTATATTCGACCGATTGCCTATAAGGCTTCGTTGACGGTCAAGCCGCGCCTGACTGGTCTCAAGGATGAGTTTGCGATTTATACCTTTGGCATGGGCAACTATGTCGACATCGAGTCGGGCTTGCGGGTCTGCACGTCAAGCTGGCGGCGGGCCAACAGCAATGCCATGCCGGTGCGGGCCAAGGTGACAGGGGGCTACGTCAACAGTGCTCTGGCGACCGAAGACGCTCTGGCCAGTGGCTTTGATGAGGCGATCATGCTGACGCACGATGGCTATGTCTCCGAGGGCAGTTCCTGTAATCTCTTCATCCTGCGCAACGGCAAGCTGATCACTCCGGCCCCCTCTGAAGACATTCTTGAAGGCATCACACGCAATGCGCTGATCCAGCTGGTGCGTGATGAATTTGGCATGACTGTCGAGGAGCGGCGTATTGATCGCACGGAGCTGTATGCCAGTGAAGAAATGTTCCTCTGCGGGACTGGCGTCCAGGTTTCTCCGGTGATCAGTGTCGACCACCGCCCGATCGGTAGCGGGCGCCCTGGTCCTTTTACGATGAAGTTACAAGCCCTCTATCTGGCGGCCTGTCGTGGCGAGAACGACAAGTATCGTCATTGGCTGACACCCGTCTACGAATAG